A DNA window from Mytilus edulis chromosome 14, xbMytEdul2.2, whole genome shotgun sequence contains the following coding sequences:
- the LOC139503392 gene encoding ankyrin repeat domain-containing protein 2-like yields MAFGSTALHIAVDHGYTEIVRLLIDGGIDLNIKDRFGGTALHIAIYHRYTDIVKLLIDGGIDLNIKDRDGKTALHDAARQRNTEITMLLIDAGIDINAKNKVSK; encoded by the exons ATGGCA TTTGGTAGCACTGCACTTCACATTGCTGTAGATCACGGATACACAGAAATTGTCAGATTGCTAATTGATGGTGGCATTGATCTCAATATAAAGGATCGG TTTGGTGGCACTGCACTTCACATTGCTATATATCACAGATACACAGATATCGTCAAGTTGCTGATTGATGGTGGCATTGATCTCAATATAAAGGATCGG GATGGTAAAACTGCACTTCACGATGCTGCACGACAAAGAAACACGGAAATCACCATGTTGCTTATTGATGCTGGTATTGATATAAATGCAAAGAACAAGGTTAGTAAATGA